In Clupea harengus chromosome 23, Ch_v2.0.2, whole genome shotgun sequence, the sequence CCTGTGTCATAATTAGACCAGGACATGCTTGAACGCGGGCCAGCAAACAAAAACACGCTAAAAATACCCAACATGCACTGGAAAAAAAGGgggcttattttttttaagatgataCCGGCTCCCTTCTCTGGCTACTTTTCCCCGAGATTCATGACCTGCTGCTccaaagacacaacacacacatacacacacagaaacaaacacacatacatccacacacacacatacacacacacacacacacacacacacacacacacacagatggtttattgaggagagaagaggatgaggcCAGACCGCTGTAGGCCTTGAGGACTACTACCTCTGATGGTTGACCATGACCATTGACATCAGTCAGAACCCCTCACACCCCCTTCTGTCTCCTCCTACCGGCTCTCTTTGTGGGAAGCCACCGCAGCCATCAGGGGCCACAGAAGAGCTCAGAAGGGCCAATCATGGCCAGCGACCATGCTTCCGGCACCGCAaacccctctctcgctctctctccttctctgtctctctctctctctctacccttctctgcatctctctcttcttttctgtatctctctctctctcctcttctctgtatctctctctctctctctccttcgctgtatcctctctctctctcctcttctctgtatctctttctctctctctctctctctctctctctcctcttctctgtatatctctctctctcactctgtctatctctcactctctctccacctcgcCTGCTCTCTCTCAAGACCAAACACTGTAAACTTTGAAACTGATAGTTGAGTATCATTCGTATGTGGCTGGTCATGTTGTATTAACTCTGGagaaatctctccctctcccaccctcatATGCCAAATACTGTAACCTGTCAAATGGTTGCTGAAGCAAACTATATTCTTCCTTTCcactcttttgtttgtttgtttgtttgaaaagtGCAGAACAGGATCCCCCCCGCGCCCTTCCAGAGCATCAAATAAGGTCACATGATGTTAACATGCGTGTCAGCCGCATCCGTGGCGACCGtagctctcccctctcttctctctctctctctctctctctctctctcgctcgctcctctcttgctctctccgcCAGCTTCCTGAGTGGCTTGAACTCACGCCTGatccacagctgctgctgctgtccaaATGTGTGGAGACTTACTCCCCTGTGGGTGCCTTGTGCTGGCGCATAATCTCAGCCATGGCCTTCAGTATACCTCTCAGTCTAAGTGGGGATCTTGTCATttagacagaaggaaagaaacaaagaaagagagagagagagagagagagagagagagagagagagaaaagactgagatagagagattgagacaaagacagaggtaGAAACAAACTGCGAGATAGACATGGAggtaaagaaagagggagagaaagagagaaagacagagagggagacactgagaaagagatggagggatagaaaaagagaatgagacagtgagagggtgtGACTGAGAGGGAGGTAAAGACAGGAAAAAGGTTGATAAACaaggaggcaaagagagagggggaagagagaaggggaagagagagggggaagactggggggggggggcattttgcCACACATGTGCAGTTCTCCTGGTGCCTCTCCTGAGTGAGCAGAgtctggttcacacacacacacacacacacacacgctcatggtGCCTCTCCTGAGTGAGCAGAGtctggtttacacacacacacacacacacacacacacacacacacacacacacacacgctcatggtGCCTCTCCTGAGTGAGCAGAGtctggtttacacacacacacacacacacacacgcgcgcgcgcgctctcATGGTGCCTCTTCTGAGTGACACACACGGATCTCATTAGACTCCCACCAGTGTGACTGGCAGCAGAAGAACACATTTAGCACATTTAGCCTActgtacgacacacacacacacacacacacacacacacacacacacacacacacacacgcgtgtgcagAAGAACACATTTAGCCACTTAGGCTGTGGGAACACTCAGCCGGCCAGCCTAGCCTTGGCACTGAGATTTATCACCAGTAAAACATCCTAAACCACACCAATGCTTACCCACACGTCAGTCACACAAGTACTGTTAAACCCGCGTTTGTATATCATGTTAAATCACAGGCCCTCAGTACACTCTCAATAAGACCTAGTTGTGTGGCCGTAGAATTGTTGTCAATTTCAATTCCTGAGTTTTTAATCTAGGTGTTGGATTACTCCCGTGCTTTATTGAGAGGCCATAATGGAATAGTATACTCCGATTTTTTCTGTTGACTCCTGCAAGCCCgtaaccaaaacaaacaccgGGACCCATCTGACCCAGGGTATCCAGAATGTTCTGTCCAGTCTCGTCCAGAGTAAATAGTTCATTCACTAGATAAATAACTCACTGTGCCCCTTATGAAACATAGAAAATCCACTCCAATCCAAAAATCACACTGTtggcttttttttaaaagcctgcgTTAAGTTATATGAGTTTTAGAGTTACTTCCTGCACATTCACAACTGGCATCCCCCCTGTATGATAAtgatgtgtgtttccatgtacACATATATTATTTCAGGAATCAGAATATGTCCTCAGTGATTTAGATTTTTAAGATTTTGTCTTTGCTGTCAATTTAGTCATACAGTCACCTTGTATTTCATTCTCCTGGCCTTCAAACTCATCTCAATGCATTAAAACCAGCaatacccacagacacagacacagacacagacacagacacagacacagacacagacacagacacagacacagacacagacacagacacagacacagacacagacacagacacagacacagacacagacacagacacagacacagacacagacacagacacagacacaccctcacctTCTGCAGCCCCATGTTGTCCAGGTGCAGCTTCTCCATGTAGCGTCCGAAGCTCCTGAAGGCATTGTCTGGGAGGAACGTGAGGGGGTTCTTGGAGAGCGTGAGCTCCTCCACCACCCTCAGCTTGCTCATGGCCGCCAGCGGGTACGTGCTCAGCTTGTTCCGGTCCAGGTGCAGGATGGCCAGGTTCTCCACCTCGTCCAGCGAGCCGGGCTGCACGGCGGCGATCTCGTTGCCGCTCAGGTGCAGCCAGCGCAGGTCCTTGGCGCCGGCAAACACGCCGGTCGGCAGCTCGCGGATCTGGTTGTCGTTGAGCTGCAGGATGAAGAGGTTGATCATGGGCGCGAAGACGCCCTTGGTCACGCCGCTGATGCGGTTGCCGTCCAGGTAGAGATAGGTGAGCTCGCCCAGGTCGTCGAAGGCGCCCTGCCGGATGGCGGTGATCTCGTTGTCCGACAGGTAGAGGTAGATGAGCTTCTTGAGCCCCTTGAAGGCCTGGCCGGCGACCTCCTGGATCTTGCAGTGCTGCAGGTGCAGCGAGATGAGGCCCTTCATGTCGGCGAAGCTGGCGGTGGCCAGAGAGCCCAGCGGGTTGCGCTGGAGGTTGAGCAGGCGCGTGGTCTCGGACACCTGCGGGATCTTCTTCAGGCCCACGTTGTCGCAGATGACGTGCTGCAGGTCGCCGTGGCAATGGCACAGGCCCGGGCACTGGCTGGGCGCGGCGCGGGCCGTGGGCGCCAGGGCCTGGAGCACCAGGAGCGCCACGGCGAATGccaacctcacacacagcatgacgatagacgcgtgtgtgtgtgtgtgtgttctctgcttGGAGTGGCCTAGCCTACCTTATCTCTTCTTCTGGTGCCTGACCGCTGATGGTCAGAATGCTTGCTTCAACGACGTAGAGCAAGACGGTTAGTTGAGGTCTGCAGAGAGAATCTTTGGTGTTAACggaggataggagagagagaatgagagagagagagaggaggattgaGGTGCTGGAGTTTCAGCTCTGAAAAATGGGAAAGAGGCTTCAAGACGTTCGAGTGCAATAGAGAGcgtgagggagggtgtgtgtgtgtgtgagtgtgagaataaatgagtgagtgaggaagagagggagcaaaaaaaAACGATTAACTTCAGACTTTTTGAAGGGACAACACGGCAGTGAGGGGAGAGTAACACTATTTATACCGATCGCTCTTTCTGGGGGAGGACTGCAGGGATAAgggttttttctctttttttctctcccctctcctccttgtccCCTCCCTGAGTTCAGGGCAAGCCAGGGTGTTacgtggagagagggagagagggagagagggagagagggagggagagagggagggagggagagagagagagagagagagagagggctgtgagagGAAGTCAAGTGTCTGTGAGAGTTTAACCCTTCTGGAGTACTAGGCGAATGGGTGGggagccccacacacacacacacaacacacacacacacacacacacacacacacacactcacacacattcaaacacacacacacacacacttaaaaacacacacacacacacacacacacacacacacacacacacacactgagggggaGACCAAGCCTCGGCAACCATGCTTGTTTACCGTTTACTGACTTCAGCATTCGAGTCTGTGTTATTATGTCTGTCTTCAGGTGGTTAGGAGTGACTTGTCCAAGTTCTATTTTGCAGCCGTGCAAATAGAGGTATGATCCCGTTCTATTTAGGATGTCACCATAGGGATAGAGGTTATGACTGGCTATAAACATTATGAAAATGAGGTGAAAGGTTCTGTAAAGATTCCCAATCAAATGATAGAAATTCACCTTCAATATTTGCAGTTTCCTAAATATATTGCTGTCCTATTTACAGGTATAAGCTTGTATCTCTTTACAGTAAACAGCCTTCCAGGCTCCTAGTCCCCACTCAAGAGTATTTCATGTGCTAGTTAGCATGTCTTTAATTATCTGCTAACTTCCAATGCAGTCATACAGTTGAGGTAAATAGCCATACTGCCATATGTaggtttaaataaaaaaaataaaaaaaattcacttAAGAATTCCAAAAAGGGTGTACATTGAATTATATGATTTGACAGGATGACTGAATTATTTTGAAAGACCTCTCAAAgaaaatataatgtatatagatgcatatattatgtgctTAGAAACATTCGTGGATTTGGCATTATGAATAGATTCAGCCATATTTGTGTAGGTTTGTTGGCATTCAGATGTATTTTAGAAAGCTTTATTGATTTGGTGGTATTCTGATGTATGTGCTGTAGAAAGATAAATTTGTGCCGTATGGATAGATTCAGCTGCACTGGATGCGTTTAGATAAGATAAACAGGTTGGCCTGTCCCAGCAGTGGAAAGGTTAAGGCGGAGGCTTCGCACCACCCCAGACATTTCTATTGTTTTTCCGCCtgggggagaagaaaggagaagaaaggagaagaaaggagaagaaaggtcTGGCTCCTGTGAGACTGGTGTAACACATAATCAAGgccagatggtgtgtgtgtgtctgtgtgtgtgtgtgtgtgtgtgtgtgtgtgtgtgtgtgtgtgagtgtgtgtctgtgtgtgtgtgtgtgtgtgtgtgtgtgtgtgtgtgtgaatgtgtgtctctgtgtgtgtggtgtgtgtgtgtgtgtgtgtgtgtgtgtgagtgtgtgtctctgtgtgtgtgtgtctgtgtgtgtgcgcgcatcaaGACATAACAattggagagaaaaaagcactcttgaaaaaaaaattctacttCCCGCAGAGACAGAGAATTTCAAACGAGTGAGGTGCATTCTTCGTATTGAATGTTTCATTTTTCTCCCCTAGCTGTTTGAACTGAACTAGGAGCTGgtcaacagacagagaggaacagagctGTTTAAACTGAACCAGGAGCTGgtcaacagacagagagaacttaACTAGGAGCTGgtcaacagacagagagaactgaACCAGGAGCTGgtcaacagacagagagaactgaACTAGGAGCTGgtcaacagacagagagaactgaACTAGGAGCTGGTCAGTAGACAGAGAGAACTGAACTAGGAGCTGgtcaacagacagagagaactgaACTAGGAGCTGGTCAACAGACGGAGAGAACTGAACCAGGAGCTGgtcaacagacagagagaactgaACTAGGAGCTGGTCAGTAGACAGAGAGAACTGAACCAGGAGCTGgtcaacagacagagagaactgaACCAGGAGCTGgtcaacagacagagagcaacagAGCCACGTTCCAGAGAACTGGACGGGACCACAAAAGAACCAGGAGAAGAAAAGGTAGAGGTGAGGGGaatggagaagaagagggaaaaagagagtggaAGATATAattaaagagagaagagaagaggggagaggagaggaagaaagagacgaGGCATTGTGAGTGACCACAAAAAGTAGTGTTTGGTTTAAAGGAAGAGAAGGAACGggtagaaaagaaaagagagacgagCAGTGAGGTTTAgcgaagagggagaaaagagacgGGGAATGACCACAAAAGTTTAACGagaatggaggaggaagaggacgaggacgGAGGGCAAGCACAAAATTTAAGTTTGATGAAAGTGAAAGAGTGGCGGCACGGAAGactagagaagaggagaaaatgagTGTCGGGGTTACAGatgaaagaagaggagggaggaaaagaaaagaaaagaaacagactgACTGGAGAAGATGACTTTCACTTTGTCCCCAGGACACACTGGCACATCTCCTGATACACCTTggcctcagctgtgtgtgtttacagtcagtggacacacacacacacacacacacacacacacacacacacacattctctctcgctcgctccgtccctgtctctttttttctttatcgctctctctctctctccttccctgtctcttttttttctttctctctctctcttttttctctctgtcaggaTAGGTGGAATCTAGTGTTTGCTCAACATATCTAGCGCTTCTTTGGGAAAGTGGGCTGTATTCCTGTGATACCCTTCAGGTGGGCTGTGTTCCTGTGATACCCTTCAGGTGGGCTGTGTTGATACTGACGCACAGTCACAGGCCGAGGAATTGAACAAtccagacaagaccagtttcaTTTTATTAATTTCATTTGGATTCGTAGTTATTATACTGACGCACTGTCACAGGCAAGAGCCCGGCAGGCAGGGACCTTTCAAATATCTCCATAGTGTTCATGCCTCGTTTCAGTGGTACACAGATTTGGATTCGTAGTTGTGATGTGAGTATTGTTGCGCAATGAAGGCCCTTTTGAAAGCTGCTTCTGATTTCATAAAACCTTGGAGCTACAAGCCATTGACAGTATTTTTAGCTGAGCAAATGTCTGAAAGAAAGACACCTTTTATTCCACAGCTGGTGTTTCCCTTGAGCCCTTCGCTGTCACGCAGGTCCTGATCTTTTACAGGTGGGGAGGCTGCTCTTGCTTCCAGGAGGAGGTGTCTGGCTCATGACACCAGTTACTATAAGAGTCTGTTTTTCCTATTGTGtagccaaggtgtgtgtgtgtgtgtgtgtgtgtgtgtgtgtgtgtgtgtgtgtgtgtgtgtgtgcgtgtgcgtgtgtgtgtgagtatgcgtgtgtgtatttcggGCCAGAGGACAGGTGTGCCAGTTCTCAGGTGTGTTCCACATCTCTCACCGTCCTCCCAGGCCAGGTTCCCCCTAGAACCGGCTGAGTCAGCCGCCCCCTTCCCGTGAGAGGAACTCGG encodes:
- the chad gene encoding chondroadherin; amino-acid sequence: MLCVRLAFAVALLVLQALAPTARAAPSQCPGLCHCHGDLQHVICDNVGLKKIPQVSETTRLLNLQRNPLGSLATASFADMKGLISLHLQHCKIQEVAGQAFKGLKKLIYLYLSDNEITAIRQGAFDDLGELTYLYLDGNRISGVTKGVFAPMINLFILQLNDNQIRELPTGVFAGAKDLRWLHLSGNEIAAVQPGSLDEVENLAILHLDRNKLSTYPLAAMSKLRVVEELTLSKNPLTFLPDNAFRSFGRYMEKLHLDNMGLQKFADGAFGGVTALKSLHLDNNKLKSLPSSLELSTITNLTLANNLWSCTCQLTNLRKWMDMSRQRPDAVCSSPSTQRGKQIRDSNVFSRCKGKTKRAKKGARH